In one window of Chelmon rostratus isolate fCheRos1 chromosome 19, fCheRos1.pri, whole genome shotgun sequence DNA:
- the ppp1r3b gene encoding protein phosphatase 1 regulatory subunit 3B yields MPIDMALPLYLSTEDFVYRTSSKACKPALNSCLRFQHSHCVDPVADERSSRKDSRKAKKQVTFADHRGLSLTRVKVFSEFNDPIDIPLNVQETLSSAVSPTAEEDKLVLDFCQPSSDYLRFRQSLERNYVCLEHCVLKEKALAGTVKVKNVSFEKSVKLRVTFDTWKSHTDVDCAYMKDTYPSSYSDTFSFHVSLPDELRPRELVEFAVCYEVDGREYWDSNCGSNYRIVWSSMKRSHRDACGRHTDSFDFGIHFDRYGSPTCSHGVFPDWPSYAGYEDAGPYY; encoded by the coding sequence ATGCCGATCGACATGGCGTTACCTCTGTACCTGTCCACGGAGGACTTTGTCTACAGGACGTCCTCCAAAGCATGCAAACCTGCCCTGAACTCCTGCCTGAGGTTTCAGCACTCGCACTGTGTGGATCCGGTCGCTGATGAAAGGTCGTCCAGGAAGGACTCGAGGAAAGCCAAGAAGCAGGTGACGTTCGCCGATCACCGAGGCCTGTCTCTGACCAGAGTGAAGGTCTTCTCCGAGTTCAACGATCCCATCGATATTCCTCTGAACGTCCAGGAGACGCTCAGCTCCGCCGTGTCTCCGACGGCCGAGGAGGACAAGCTGGTGCTGGACTTCTGTCAGCCCTCCTCAGACTACCTGCGGTTCCGTCAGAGCCTGGAGAGGAACTACGTGTGCCTGGAGCACTGCGTGCTGAAAGAAAAGGCTTTAGCAGGAACCGTTAAAGTCAAAAACGTGTCCTTTGAGAAGTCTGTGAAGCTGCGGGTGACCTTTGACACCTGGAAGAGCCACACAGACGTAGACTGCGCGTACATGAAAGACACGTATCCCAGCTCGTACAGCGACACCTTCTCCTTCCACGTGTCCCTGCCCGACGAGCTGAGGCCCCGCGAGCTCGTCGAGTTCGCCGTCTGTTACGAGGTGGACGGACGCGAGTACTGGGACAGCAACTGCGGGAGCAACTACAGGATCGTGTGGTCCTCCATGAAGCGGAGCCACCGGGACGCCTGCGGACGCCACACGGACTCCTTTGACTTCGGGATTCATTTCGACCGATACGGCAGCCCCACCTGCTCGCACGGCGTCTTCCCCGATTGGCCGAGCTACGCGGGATACGAGGACGCCGGCCCGTACTACTGA
- the lmbrd2b gene encoding G-protein coupled receptor-associated protein LMBRD2B, with product MSGAALGIEIVVVFFLALFLLHRYGDFRKQQRMVLFGTLLAWYLCFLIVFILPLDVSTTIYKQCKIDHEEHVSAPTVSPLASNHTTANASITPTKSAPKPCYKPWSYIPDGIMPVFWRVVYWTSQCLTWLLLPFMQSYARSGGFSITGKIKTALIENAIYYGTYLLIFGSLLIYVAVHPEWHLSWYELQTIGITAANTWGLFLLVLLLGYGLVEIPRSYWNASRHGHLLIKTYFKASKLMTEKADAEENLEDVMEEVRKVSESIKYNHPLRKYIDTILRKCPVDYQEKMGRNMDDYEDFDDKQNTYPSEKSLVKLHKQVIYAVQRHNRTRVQWQILLQQAIHLEDVAKNETSSSHQFVHSFPSSEPAGWFGRYVYTQTVEWYWECLLKRWFYRLLSVVLTLFSVAVVWSECTFFSTRPVLSLFAVFIQLAERDYNYLYIEMACFITIFFLCTCVYSTVFRIRVFNYYYLASHHQTDAYSLQFSGMLFCRLTPPLCLNFLGLIHMDSAISHQQKEQTAYTSIMGSMRVLSFIANGFYIYYPMLIVILCIATYFSLGTRCLNLLGFQQFVGDSEMTSDLIDEGKELIRREKRKRQRIEDGENRRREWKERYGNSREDYTARNRSSHEMKETSYSDSVTSSNNRQAKYSRSGSRAERDCIELLQDAEPLDFNADSLTDDPLDAESGRHAGGRYLSMSSSRSRIFDDV from the exons ATGAGCGGGGCTGCTCTGGGCATCGAGATCGTGGTGGTGTTTTTCCTGGCGCTGTTCCTGCTGCACCGATATGGAGACTTCAGGAAGCAGCAGCGCATGGTGTTGTTCGGCACGCTGTTGGCCTGGTACCTGTGCTTCCTCATCGTCTTCATTTTACCTCTGGACGTCAGCACG ACCATCTACAAGCAATGCAAGATCGACCACGAGGAGCACGTCTCTGCACCCACCGTCAGCCCGTTAGCATCCAATCACACGACAGCGAACGCGTCCATCACACCCACTAAGAG TGCGCCAAAGCCGTGCTACAAGCCGTGGAGCTACATCCCTGACGGTATCATGCCAGTGTTCTGGAGGGTGGTGTACTGGACGTCGCAGTGTCTCACCTG gctgcTGCTCCCCTTCATGCAGTCATACGCCCGCTCTGGAGGCTTCTCCATCACTGGGAAGATTAAAACAGCGCTGATAGAGAACGCCATCTATTACGGGACCTACCTGCTCATCTTCGGCTCCCTGCTCATATATGTGGCTGTTCACCCCGAGTGGCACCTGTCCTG GTACGAGCTGCAGACCATCGGGATCACGGCGGCTAACACCTGGGGCCTGttcctgctggtgctgctgctcgGTTACGGCTTGGTGGAAATCCCTCGTTCCTACTGGAACGCTTCCCGGCACGGACACTTGCTCATCAAGACGTACTTCAAGGCGTCCAAGCTGATGACGGAGAAGGCGGATGCGGAGGAGAACCTGGAGGACGTCATGGAG GAGGTGAGAAAAGTCAGTGAATCCATCAAGTATAACCATCCGCTGAGGAAGTACATCGACACAATCCTCAGAAAA TGCCCAGTGGATTACCAAGAGAAGATGGGCAGGAACATGGACGACTATGAGGACTTTGacgacaaacaaaacacttatCCCAGTGAGAAGAGCCTGGTGAAGCTTCATAAACAG gTGATCTATGCGGTTCAGAGACACAACAGGACTCGCGTCCAGTGGCAGATCCTCCTGCAGCAGGCCATCCACCTGGAGGACGTAGCCAAGAACGAGACCAGTTCAAGCCACCAGTTCGTCCACAGCTTCCCGTCCTCTGAGCCGGCCGGCTGGTTCGGCAGATACGTGTACACGCAGACCGTAG aGTGGTACTGGGAGTGTCTCTTGAAGCGCTGGTTCTACCGGCTGCTGTCTGTGGTCCTGACCCTGTTCAGCGTGGCCGTGGTCTGGTCTGAGTGCACCTTCTTCAGCACCCGGCCCGTCCTCTCACTGTTCGCTGTCTTCATCCAGCTGGCCGAAAGAGACTACAACTACCTGTACATCGAG ATGGCGTGCTTCATCACAATCTTCTTCCTGTGCACCTGCGTCTACTCCACCGTGTTCCGCATTCGTGTTTTCAACTACTACTACCTGGCCTCCCATCACCAGACCGACGCCTACAGCCTCCAGTTCAGCGGCAT GTTGTTCTGCCGGTTGAcgcctcctctgtgtctcaaCTTCCTGGGTTTGATCCACATGGACTCCGCCATCTCCCACCAGCAGAAGGAGCAGACTGCTTACACCTCG ATCATGGGATCAATGCGTGTTCTCTCTTTTATCGCTAACGGCTTCTACATCTACTACCCCATGCTGATCGTCATCCTCTGCATCGCCACCTACTTCAG TCTGGGGACTCGCTGCCTGAACCTCCTGGGCTTCCAGCAGTTTGTGGGTGACAGTgaaatgacctctgacctgatCGACGAGGGCAAGGAGCTGATCCGACGAG AGAAAAGGAAGCGACAGAGGATCGAAGATGGCGAGAACAGACGCAGA GAGTGGAAGGAGCGTTATGGAAACAGTAGAGAGGACTACACTGCGAGGAACAGGAGCAGTCATGAGATGAAGGAGACCAGTTACTCTGACTCCGTGACCTCCAGCAACAACAGAC AAGCTAAATATTCTCGTTCTGGGAGTCGAGCGGAGAGGGACTGCAtcgagctgctgcaggacgccGAACCTTTAGACTTCAATGCCGATTCTCTGACGGACGATCCTCTGGACGCAGAGTCTGGCAG ACATGCAGGAGGACGCTACCTGTCCATGTCGTCGTCTCGGAGCCGAATATTCGACGACGTCTGA